Genomic DNA from Verrucomicrobiia bacterium:
GGCCCACAAGCCGTAAGTTTCATTGGCGCGCCGGACCTTGCCGTTGGTCCAGTCGTTCCGCGGAATCGGCGAGCAGATGATCGGCGTGGCGCCCTGCGCCTTGGTGTCGGCGATGTATTGGCGCAGATACCAGCCGTAAGTGTGCACCGTTTCCACGGCGCCGGTCAGGTGATTCGTGACGGAAACCGTTTCCTCGCCATTGCCGTTGATTGACTTGCGGGCGCGACTGTCGCCGTAGGCGCCGCCGCCGTCATTGTGCCCGAACTGCATGAGCACGAAGTCACCCGGTTTAATTTGCCGCCGCACCGCTTCCCAAAGCTTCGTCGTCCGGAAGGAACGGCTGCTGGTGCCGCCCAACGCCTGGTTTTCGACGTTGATTTTGCTCCGATCGAAGCAGGCACCAATAGGATTGCCCCAGCCCCACAAACCGCCATCGCCCTTGTCCCAGCCGTTCTTCACCGTGGAATCGCCAATGATCCACAGCGTCGGCAGCGCCGGGTTGAAGCCGGCATGCACCGGTCCGACCCGCGGCACCACCGCGGCGTGATTCTCCTTCGCGTCCACGGCAGGTTCAACCACCGCTCGTCCGGCGGCGGAGAGAAGCGGCTTCACGGGATCGCCGGGCAACGCGGCCAGCCCCTGCACCACGAACCGCGCGTGCAAATCGGCTCCGACCGCGTTGAAGTGCGTGTGGTCGCGCTGATACAGACGCTTCACGGCTGCCTCGCCCATTGCATCGAAATGATCCGCCACCCGTTTGGTCAGGTCCACAAACGGCACGCCGGCCGTGCGGGCCGTTTCGGCCGCCCAAAGGCCGTAGTTTCCTGAGCCGCGTTCCACGCGACCGTCGCGCCAGATGTTGCGCACGGTCAGCGAGAGCACGATGGGCCGCGCCCCCTTGGCCTTCACGTCCGCGATCATCTTGCGCAGATACCAGCCGTAGGTGTGCACCACCTCGTGCAGCTTCGTCTGGAGATTGTCGATTTCCTGGGTTTCCTCGCCGATGCCGCGCAATGAACCCCGGGCGCGCAACGTGTCATTGATGGCCCCCGCATCGTTGTGGCCAAATTGAATCAACACGATGTCGTTGGTCTTCACGTCAGCGAGCAACTGGTTCCACAATCCCTCGGTGATAAACGTGCGGCTGCTGCGCCCGCCGCGGGCGCGGTTGACCATGTTGACCTTTTTC
This window encodes:
- a CDS encoding rhamnogalacturonan acetylesterase — its product is MKASRSYRTGLVLLAALWFSNGPARAAAPEVTPAPDLASNPPSSRPRINPQLPTIFVAGDSTAARGAGESQQGWAVPFANYFDPKKVNMVNRARGGRSSRTFITEGLWNQLLADVKTNDIVLIQFGHNDAGAINDTLRARGSLRGIGEETQEIDNLQTKLHEVVHTYGWYLRKMIADVKAKGARPIVLSLTVRNIWRDGRVERGSGNYGLWAAETARTAGVPFVDLTKRVADHFDAMGEAAVKRLYQRDHTHFNAVGADLHARFVVQGLAALPGDPVKPLLSAAGRAVVEPAVDAKENHAAVVPRVGPVHAGFNPALPTLWIIGDSTVKNGWDKGDGGLWGWGNPIGACFDRSKINVENQALGGTSSRSFRTTKLWEAVRRQIKPGDFVLMQFGHNDGGGAYGDSRARKSINGNGEETVSVTNHLTGAVETVHTYGWYLRQYIADTKAQGATPIICSPIPRNDWTNGKVRRANETYGLWAREAAAAGGADFLDLNNLVADRYDALGEAAVKPFFPQEHTHTGWDGAVLNAQCVVAGIRGMKDCPLAGYLLAHPEPPRQP